The following nucleotide sequence is from Streptomyces xiamenensis.
CCCTCGCCGACCGGCGGGTGGTCGCCCTGGACCTGACCGCCCTGCTCGCCGGGTCCAAGTACCGGGGCGAGTTCGAGGAGCGGCTGAAGAACGTCATCGACGAGGTACGGGCCACCGAGCGCTCCACCATCCTGTTCATCGACGAGGTGCACACCGTCGTCGGCGCCGGGACCGGCGGCGAGGGCAGCATGGACGCCGCCAACATCCTCAAACCGGCCCTGGCCCGAGGCGAACTGCACGTCGTCGGCGCCACCACGCTGGACGAGTACCGGCGGCACATCGAGAAGGACGCGGCCCTGGAGCGCCGCTTCCAGCCGGTCACCATCCCCGAGCCGACCGTCACCGAGACCGTCCAGATCCTGGAGGGGCTGCGGGACGCGTACGAGGCGCACCACCAGGTGCGCTTCACCGACGAGGCGCTGACCGCCGCCGCCGAACTCTCCGACCGCTACCTGTCCGACCGCTTCCTGCCCGACAAGGCCATCGACCTGCTCGACCAGGCCGGCGCCCGGGTGCGGCTCAGCGGCGGCCCCGGCGGGGCGGACGGGCAGCGGCGGCGCGAGCGGATCGCCTCCCTCAACCGGGAGAAGGACCAGGCCATCGCGGTCGAGGACTACGAGCGGGCCGCCGACATCAAGCGGCAGCTCGCCACCGTCGAGGCCGAGGGGACGGCGCCCGGCGGGTCCGGCCACCACGAGGGCGTGCGCACCGTCACCGCCGACGACATCGCCCAGGTGCTCTCGCGCGCCACCGGCATCCCCGTCGCCCAGCTCACCGAGAGCGAGCGGGCCCGGCTGCTGCGCCTGGAGCACGCCCTGCACGAGCGGATCGTCGGCCAGGAGGAGGCCGTCACCGCCGTCTCGGAGGCGGTGCGCCGCTCCCGCGCCGGGATGGGCGACCCGGACCGGCCCGTGGGCTCCTTCCTCTTCCTGGGCCCCACCGGGGTCGGCAAGACGGAGCTGGCCAAGGCCCTCGCCGAGCTGCTGTTCGGCGACGAGAGCCGGATGGTGCGCTTCGACATGAGCGAGTTCCAGGAACGCCACACGGTCTCGCGCCTGGTGGGCGCCCCGCCCGGCTACGTCGGGTACGAGGAGGCCGGGCAGCTGACCGAGCAGGTGCGCCGCCAGCCGTACCGGGTCCTGCTCTTCGACGAGGTGGAGAAGGCACACCCCGACGTGTTCCACCTGCTGCTGCAGGTACTGGACGACGGGCGGCTGACGGACGGCCAGGGCCGCACCGTCAACTTCCGCAACACCGTGGTCATCATGACCAGCAACCTGGGCGCCGACCTGATCCTGTCGCACGGCGGTGAGGTCGACGAGATCAGGACCGAACTGCTGGAGCAGCTGCGGCGCGG
It contains:
- a CDS encoding ATP-dependent Clp protease ATP-binding subunit produces the protein MSLPFGSSSSSSSPDPFSDLLNRFFGMSPLASPPAVQRVPIGRLLTDAARELISLASGRATRDGSEDLDTGHLLWAATQVEPSRGLLTTAGADPDRLAERVEDTLPHPGTRAGTPLGLTPSAKRTLIAAHARSRAAGVSYIGPEHILGALLDDPESAAARLLLGDARVDSGRLRESARPGRPAEPVRGPGALGMPGTATERESNTPTLDLYSRDLTEEAGAGRLDPVVGRAEEIEQTVEILSRRAKNNPVLIGEPGVGKTAIVEGLAQRIVSGDVPSTLADRRVVALDLTALLAGSKYRGEFEERLKNVIDEVRATERSTILFIDEVHTVVGAGTGGEGSMDAANILKPALARGELHVVGATTLDEYRRHIEKDAALERRFQPVTIPEPTVTETVQILEGLRDAYEAHHQVRFTDEALTAAAELSDRYLSDRFLPDKAIDLLDQAGARVRLSGGPGGADGQRRRERIASLNREKDQAIAVEDYERAADIKRQLATVEAEGTAPGGSGHHEGVRTVTADDIAQVLSRATGIPVAQLTESERARLLRLEHALHERIVGQEEAVTAVSEAVRRSRAGMGDPDRPVGSFLFLGPTGVGKTELAKALAELLFGDESRMVRFDMSEFQERHTVSRLVGAPPGYVGYEEAGQLTEQVRRQPYRVLLFDEVEKAHPDVFHLLLQVLDDGRLTDGQGRTVNFRNTVVIMTSNLGADLILSHGGEVDEIRTELLEQLRRGFPPEFLNRIDETIIFHRLSDADLERVVDLLLERSRRRVRAQGMRLEVTPAAKRLLAERGHQPEYGARPLRRTIQTELDNRIATLLLSDRVERGDTITADAQGDHLVVTVTPVADEEAEERAEGEGMPPPMS